The Ahaetulla prasina isolate Xishuangbanna chromosome 3, ASM2864084v1, whole genome shotgun sequence genome window below encodes:
- the MTFR1 gene encoding mitochondrial fission regulator 1, whose product MICWIKHLFRVIFMQVGLTMESLLWSNKTYGPNRSIVRKIGSNLSLIQCPRVQFQLTSQPAESTQSNQLKEDAVVSLVDVGWVAEEDNEGDKVFTRFRSEDWSKSQPFLKNEGSAGRDSSTEELLPKKSQEMEDSKTAVAKNDEALQKINALENELANLRAQIAKIVSLQEQNLAAAGIGSSASLSVLPPPPPPPLPPPLPPPPPLQQSVSAIDLIKERKGKRINSGTTLKDADPKKLEMPNMLDILKDMNNVKLRSVKRPEESTIRKTADPTDPAAVIAEALKKKFAYRYRSDSSSESDKQISTSETNLFGPHLLKPTGKMKNLIENC is encoded by the exons ATGATCTGCTGGATTAAGCATCTATTTAGAGTGATATTTATGCAAGTTGGGTTAACAATGGAATCA TTGCTTTGGTCAAATAAAACTTATGGCCCAAACAGAAGTATTGTAAGAAAAATCGGCTCAAACCTTTCTCTGATACAATGTCCAAGGGTTCAATTTCAG CTTACTTCTCAGCCTGCAGAAAGCACTCAATCTAACCAACTAAAAGAAGATGCGGTAGTCTCCCTTGTAGATGTAGGGTGGGTTGCTGAAGAAGATAATGAAGGCGACAAAGTTTTTACACGGTTCAG atcAGAAGACTGGTCAAAATCCCAACCATTCCTTAAAAATGAAGGCTCCGCAGGAAGAGACTCAAGTACCGAAGAATTGTTGCCCAAGAAATCACAAGAAATGGAAGACTCCAAAACTGCAGTAGCCAAAAATGACGAAGCATTGCAGAAAATAAATGCATTGGAAAATGAGCTTGCTAATTTAAGAGCACAAATAGCCAAAATTGTAAGCCTACAAGAACAAAATTTAGCAGCAG CTGGAATAGGTTCTTCTGCATCCCTTTCTGTcctaccgccgccgccgccaccaccgctgCCGCCACCCCTGCCTCCACCACCGCCACTTCAGCAGAGTGTTTCTGCCATTGACCTTATTAAAGAGCGCAAAGGCAAAAGAATAAATTCTGGCACGACTCTGAAAGATGCTGATCCAAAGAAGCTTGAAATGCCAAATATGCTAGATATTCTGAAAGACATGAACAATGTAAAGCTGCGCTCAGTGAAAAG GCCGGAGGAAAGCACAATAAGGAAAACTGCTGATCCAACAGATCCTGCTGCAGTAATAGCTGAAGCTCTTAAAAAGAAATTTGCATATCGATACCGTAGTGACAGCTCAAGTGAAAGTGATAAACAGATTTCAACTTCTGAAACAAATCTG tTTGGGCcacacctgctgaaacctacagGAAAAATGAAGAATCTAATTGAAAATTGTTAA